A single region of the bacterium genome encodes:
- the corA gene encoding magnesium/cobalt transporter CorA, producing the protein MRRRRRRPLAAKSGLPPGTVVTPSPAAHQQVTITRVIYDAAGYEEREIHAVEETFPAPDERRTVWINVDGVHEATVLERYGARFGLHPLLLEDIAHTGQRPKLESYGDHLFMDLNVFHLAEGDEIHAEQISLVLGNGWLLSFNEQPQPWARPLRERLRTDKGHCRAHGADYVAYSILDAVVDDYYVVLEKVGDRIEDLEEELMAAPTTATLHAVYALKREVIGLRKSIWPLRELIGGLQRERDLVREGTQVYLRDLYDHAVQVLDTVETYRDILAGMLDIYLSSVSNRMNEVMKVLTVIATIFIPLTFVAGIYGMNFEHMPELSWRYGYAFFWAIILAIGAGMLAYFRRKKWF; encoded by the coding sequence ATGCGCCGTCGCCGCCGCAGGCCCCTCGCCGCGAAGTCCGGGCTCCCTCCCGGCACCGTCGTGACGCCGTCGCCGGCCGCGCACCAGCAGGTCACGATCACGCGGGTGATCTACGACGCGGCGGGCTACGAGGAGCGGGAGATCCACGCGGTCGAGGAGACCTTCCCCGCCCCGGACGAGCGGCGGACGGTCTGGATCAACGTCGACGGCGTGCACGAGGCGACGGTGCTCGAGCGCTACGGCGCGCGCTTCGGCCTGCACCCGCTGCTGCTGGAGGACATCGCCCACACCGGGCAGCGCCCGAAGCTCGAGAGCTACGGCGATCACCTCTTCATGGACCTGAACGTCTTCCATCTCGCCGAGGGCGACGAGATCCACGCCGAGCAGATCAGCCTCGTGCTCGGCAACGGCTGGCTGCTCTCGTTCAACGAGCAGCCCCAGCCGTGGGCGCGCCCGCTGCGGGAGCGGCTGCGCACCGACAAGGGGCACTGCCGCGCGCACGGGGCGGACTACGTCGCCTACTCCATCCTCGACGCGGTCGTGGACGACTACTACGTGGTCCTCGAGAAGGTCGGCGACCGCATCGAGGACCTCGAGGAGGAGCTGATGGCCGCGCCGACCACGGCGACGCTCCACGCGGTCTACGCCCTCAAGCGCGAGGTGATCGGCCTGCGCAAGTCCATCTGGCCGCTGCGCGAGCTCATCGGCGGCCTGCAGCGCGAGCGCGACCTCGTGCGCGAGGGGACGCAGGTCTACCTGCGCGACCTCTACGACCACGCGGTGCAGGTGCTCGACACCGTGGAGACCTACCGCGACATCCTCGCGGGGATGCTCGACATCTACCTCTCGAGCGTCAGCAACCGCATGAACGAGGTGATGAAGGTGCTCACGGTGATCGCGACGATCTTCATCCCGCTGACCTTCGTCGCCGGGATCTACGGGATGAACTTCGAGCACATGCCGGAGCTGAGCTGGCGCTACGGCTACGCGTTCTTCTGGGCGATCATCCTGGCGATCGGCGCGGGGATGCTCGCCTACTTCCGCCGCAAGAAATGGTTCTAG